The Candidatus Methanoperedens sp. sequence AAATCGTTGAATTTACCGCTCTTTACTGTCCCCTTTTTATATGCCCTGACAGCTTCTTTTGCCCTTTTTGATATTTTTGCCCTTTTAAACTCAACTAATCTTTTGGAAAGAATATTTAGCAGGTACTCCCTGTCATCTACGTCTAAATGTTCGGTCTCCTCAAGAACTTCATTGATGGTAACCATTTTGCTTTTCATTTTACCACTTTATGTTCTAACTACTTTAAACCTTAAAAATATAGCAGGTACGCGCCATACTGCACTAGCATTGCTTGTCATAAATTATTATGTTTGCATTTGCACAGGTTGAAAGTTGAGCAATCTTTTTATCTTCCCACGCTATTATTGAGTCGCCCGAGGGATAGTAGGGTAGCCTGGTCCATCCTTGAGCGTTTGGGACGCTTAGACCGCGGTTCAAATCCGCGCTATCCCATTAAAATTAATCTGTGTTTAATTATTGTTCCAATCCAGCTTTCGCGTTCGCTGCAATAAAATCGCGCACAAGCTTTGCGCCCAGCAATGCTGTATTACCTGAATCGTAAGCAGGCGCAATCTCGACAATATCAAAGCCCACTATATAAGGCGCAAGGCATGAAATTACTGCCCTGACGTCGCGCGGAGTCAGCCCATAGGGTTCTGGAGTCCCGAGCGCAGGGGCATAGGCAGGGTCAATGGCATCCATGTCTATGGATAAGTATACAGGACCTTTAATGTAATCATGGATTTCAGCAATTATCTTCTCGATACCCGATGAAAAAACTTCTTCTGCTGAAAACACTTTAACATTGTTATCATTGACATACTGGTATTCTTCGCGTGTCCCGCTCCTTATGCCCAAGGAAACGTATTTTTTAGTGACGTCTTCGATAATGTGTCTTGATATACAAGCATGGCTGTTTCGTTCACCTTCGTATTCATCCCTTAAATCAAGATGTGCATCGAGAACCACGAATCCAAGGTCGGGATATTTTTTCTTGCAGGCATTCACAAAAGGAAACG is a genomic window containing:
- the speB gene encoding agmatinase, with protein sequence MRNTIFADANSSYKKARYVICGVPFDCTSCFRKGSRLAPQQMRGASYNFETFSSFFDVDLIDVEIHDAGDLKVAENIDDTLSMISVHANKYVKEGKIPIMLGGEHSLTFPFVNACKKKYPDLGFVVLDAHLDLRDEYEGERNSHACISRHIIEDVTKKYVSLGIRSGTREEYQYVNDNNVKVFSAEEVFSSGIEKIIAEIHDYIKGPVYLSIDMDAIDPAYAPALGTPEPYGLTPRDVRAVISCLAPYIVGFDIVEIAPAYDSGNTALLGAKLVRDFIAANAKAGLEQ